A region of Chloroherpetonaceae bacterium DNA encodes the following proteins:
- a CDS encoding putative DNA binding domain-containing protein, whose amino-acid sequence MPIDLELHRLIETGEDAHTEFKRLVRSPEKIARSLCAFANTAGGVILIGVDDDKRIVGIESEKETLEILHEAATRHTYPVVRFHTEVLGFKGRDVLAVVIQASDEKPHYCVSETRDPKTLRKVPDRKVYLRQGNQNVAASREMVHLMKAEKRPIRISYTDNERTLLRYLSAYHRITLSEYSKLVNISSRRAARILISLVRAGVITLHTEGKCHYYTLAVSPQ is encoded by the coding sequence ATGCCCATAGACTTAGAACTGCACCGATTGATTGAGACTGGCGAGGACGCCCACACGGAGTTTAAGCGTTTGGTGCGCTCCCCTGAGAAAATTGCTCGCTCACTATGTGCCTTTGCAAATACAGCTGGCGGCGTGATTCTCATTGGCGTCGATGACGACAAACGCATTGTTGGCATTGAAAGTGAAAAAGAAACTTTGGAAATCCTTCACGAAGCCGCCACACGGCATACCTACCCTGTTGTTCGCTTTCACACCGAAGTGTTGGGGTTCAAAGGTCGTGATGTGCTTGCTGTGGTCATTCAAGCAAGCGATGAAAAACCGCATTACTGCGTTTCTGAAACACGTGACCCGAAAACCCTGCGAAAGGTGCCAGACCGAAAGGTATATCTGCGCCAAGGCAATCAAAATGTGGCTGCCTCGCGTGAAATGGTGCACCTGATGAAAGCCGAGAAGCGACCGATTCGAATTTCCTACACAGATAACGAGCGCACGCTACTGCGGTATCTCAGTGCTTACCATCGCATCACATTATCCGAATACAGCAAGCTGGTCAACATCTCCAGCCGCCGCGCCGCACGGATTTTAATCTCACTTGTTCGAGCTGGTGTCATTACCTTACATACAGAAGGCAAGTGTCATTACTATACGCTCGCTGTGTCGCCACAGTAA
- a CDS encoding LamB/YcsF family protein, whose translation MRSIDLNADMGESFGAYTMGNDEALLEVVSSANIACGFHAGDPSVMRRTVRWALEKGVAIGAHPSLPDLMGFGRRAMAVSPEEVYDLTLYQLGALSAFVKAEGGRLQHLKPHGALYNMAAKQRPLADAIAKAVAQFDESLILVGLSGSELIAAGQAFGLRTASEVFADRTYQADGSLTPRTDAKALIDSVDEAVAQALRLATEGIVTTVQGTTLMLQADTICIHGDGANAVEVARAIRAALQAAGIEIRALAKREVVACER comes from the coding sequence ATGCGTAGCATTGACCTGAACGCCGATATGGGCGAAAGTTTTGGTGCCTACACAATGGGCAACGACGAAGCCCTACTTGAGGTTGTCTCCTCTGCCAATATCGCTTGTGGATTTCACGCAGGCGACCCTAGTGTGATGCGCCGCACTGTGCGTTGGGCACTGGAAAAGGGTGTAGCAATCGGGGCACATCCAAGTCTGCCAGACTTGATGGGGTTTGGTCGGCGTGCAATGGCGGTCTCGCCAGAAGAAGTTTATGACCTGACGCTGTATCAACTGGGCGCTCTGTCGGCATTTGTAAAAGCAGAGGGCGGCAGACTCCAACATCTAAAACCACACGGCGCGCTCTACAACATGGCGGCTAAACAGCGTCCCCTTGCCGACGCTATTGCCAAAGCTGTAGCGCAGTTTGATGAGAGCTTGATTCTGGTGGGGCTATCTGGGAGCGAGCTGATTGCTGCAGGTCAAGCCTTTGGACTGCGCACGGCTAGCGAAGTGTTTGCTGACCGCACCTACCAAGCGGATGGCTCACTCACCCCTCGCACCGATGCAAAAGCACTGATTGACAGTGTGGATGAAGCGGTGGCACAAGCGCTGAGGCTAGCAACGGAAGGTATCGTTACAACAGTTCAAGGCACAACCTTAATGCTCCAAGCTGACACTATTTGCATTCATGGCGATGGAGCAAATGCAGTGGAAGTTGCAAGGGCGATTCGCGCAGCGCTGCAAGCAGCAGGCATTGAGATTCGAGCGCTGGCAAAGCGTGAGGTAGTAGCTTGTGAACGCTAA
- the pxpB gene encoding 5-oxoprolinase subunit PxpB, with translation MTCFPLGDAALVIEFAEKSSSEVRQRIRAYCEVLRASSVLGFLDVIPAYTTATVLYDPLQLDYPAAKAHALRLLEHSHTLSASSARLHEIPVCYAEQCAPDLQSVAAALKLTPQAVVDVHCSVEYEVAVVGFVPAFPYLVELPEQLRLPRRATPRLAVPAGSVGIAGAQTGIYPFETPGGWHLIGRTPLRLFRPTHQPPSLLQPGDRVKFYPISEQEFFRQSQYLTNEP, from the coding sequence ATGACCTGTTTCCCATTAGGTGATGCAGCGCTGGTGATAGAGTTTGCGGAAAAGAGTTCATCAGAAGTGCGCCAGCGCATCCGAGCATACTGTGAGGTCTTGCGTGCATCTTCGGTATTGGGCTTCTTGGACGTGATTCCTGCCTACACGACTGCGACAGTGCTATACGACCCACTTCAGCTTGACTACCCAGCTGCCAAAGCACATGCTTTACGCTTGTTAGAACATAGTCATACGCTGTCAGCATCGTCAGCTCGACTGCATGAGATTCCAGTGTGCTATGCGGAGCAATGTGCGCCTGACCTGCAAAGTGTTGCTGCAGCACTAAAGCTCACGCCGCAAGCGGTGGTCGATGTGCATTGCAGCGTGGAATATGAAGTGGCAGTCGTTGGCTTCGTGCCAGCCTTTCCGTACTTGGTGGAGTTGCCAGAGCAGCTTCGGCTTCCACGACGTGCAACACCGCGTCTGGCTGTGCCAGCAGGTTCGGTCGGCATTGCAGGTGCGCAGACAGGAATTTATCCCTTCGAGACACCGGGCGGCTGGCATCTCATTGGTCGTACACCTCTGAGATTATTTCGTCCAACTCATCAGCCACCTAGCCTTTTGCAGCCGGGTGACCGTGTGAAGTTTTACCCAATTTCTGAGCAAGAGTTCTTTCGCCAAAGTCAGTACCTTACGAATGAGCCTTGA
- the ddpX gene encoding D-alanyl-D-alanine dipeptidase, which produces MQLLLMTLTANAAVAQALKPKHDLVDVQKINPRILIEMRYATANNFMKKAVYKSARCLLQRSVAERLSRVQERLEKLGYGLKIYDAYRPLSAQWELWKVVPNPTFVADPRKGSKHNRGAAVDLTLVDREGNEVEMPTEYDAFVKEARSDYMDLPPHILRHRQILHDAMKAEGFLPNPSEWWHFDDPDWHTYPILDIDFDEIP; this is translated from the coding sequence ATGCAACTTCTTTTAATGACGCTTACAGCCAATGCAGCAGTTGCACAAGCTCTCAAGCCTAAGCACGATTTGGTCGATGTGCAAAAAATCAATCCGCGCATTCTGATAGAGATGCGCTATGCAACAGCGAACAACTTTATGAAGAAAGCAGTCTATAAATCAGCGCGCTGTCTCCTGCAGCGCAGCGTCGCTGAGCGACTGTCACGCGTACAGGAGCGCTTAGAAAAGCTGGGTTATGGACTCAAAATCTACGATGCCTATCGTCCGCTGTCTGCACAGTGGGAGCTGTGGAAAGTGGTGCCCAATCCGACCTTTGTGGCAGACCCACGCAAAGGCTCTAAACACAATCGTGGTGCTGCAGTTGACCTAACGCTGGTTGATAGAGAGGGCAATGAAGTTGAGATGCCAACTGAATATGATGCCTTTGTCAAAGAAGCGCGCAGTGACTATATGGACTTGCCCCCGCACATTCTGCGACATCGCCAGATTCTGCACGATGCAATGAAGGCTGAAGGCTTTCTTCCCAATCCAAGCGAGTGGTGGCATTTCGATGACCCCGATTGGCACACGTATCCAATTCTGGACATTGACTTTGATGAGATTCCCTAA
- a CDS encoding DUF5686 and carboxypeptidase regulatory-like domain-containing protein yields MMRRGLFPILLVLLTYTALWAQSEPALYGKITDKKTGEPLAGATIRVKDASGNILRGAKANAEGRYRIVLPMGRYTVEVRYLGYQTRIEQVAVALPIEKNFELVEGEVRTAEIVVDAGEDLVTTIMKRAIREKKRQRDSLRTYELEAYTKRLTRRDTSIAGITETFAKGYWRKGDTLREIVIQERITENIKAQIPSGAVIAAGIRNIIDFSEERIPIVGNRFVSPLANDAFSCYGFELLETTHSEIGDIFTIKLIPKNSFIPLFSGTIKIAANTYALVAADLVPNRSGFKLPYVKDIKLAYKQTQELYHDAQGNAFWLPATQFLEGGLTVSVAGGFVELPRISFTQTTMIYRYTVNEPVPDTVFEKRLVTKSASAEKFDSAFWKERAFVALTKEEEVAYQTLDSSKTLLSQFQPRGMGARLGVGAQAPQGFWGHLLNFPNIRFNRVEGFFLGGKLSLDSLTALTAFNGSLGYGTERKEWLWTVGVEQWFDKERKFSLGLEAYRTTTFTPERNGMIPIANALLGLFERRDYHNYFQAEGFKALVRYRPNLRFSYTLSFLSEQQRTMPVVPPGHRWFSWLESVSFRDNPPIQDGMMRSLTLEFNYGTPFATFLGQPTFFVQVEHASATLGSEFDFTRLWATGSLRLRSFFSERFLSPYFAFYLELGTFFGSSLPMQRYFSVESPIGGLAFSNVLVGVSEKELIGTSLASLIIEHNFQAVPFELLGIDFLADENIQLILRAGGASIWQGTASKLYGEVGVGIGGILGLIRLDGTVGFLQSHSPRFRWAIGLGLLL; encoded by the coding sequence ATGATGAGGCGAGGACTTTTCCCGATTCTGCTGGTGTTGCTAACCTACACAGCACTTTGGGCACAATCAGAACCTGCACTGTATGGCAAAATCACGGACAAGAAGACAGGCGAACCCTTAGCAGGTGCAACGATTCGTGTCAAAGATGCCAGTGGTAACATCCTCCGTGGAGCAAAAGCCAATGCAGAAGGACGCTATAGAATTGTGTTGCCGATGGGACGCTATACGGTGGAAGTCCGCTACTTGGGCTATCAGACACGCATTGAGCAGGTGGCAGTAGCGCTGCCTATTGAGAAAAATTTTGAGCTTGTGGAAGGCGAAGTGCGCACAGCTGAGATTGTCGTGGATGCAGGCGAAGACCTTGTAACCACAATCATGAAGCGTGCGATTCGTGAGAAGAAGCGGCAACGCGACTCGCTTCGCACCTATGAGCTGGAAGCCTACACCAAACGACTGACTCGGCGTGATACCAGCATTGCGGGCATCACTGAAACCTTCGCAAAAGGCTATTGGCGTAAGGGCGATACACTGCGCGAAATCGTCATTCAAGAGCGCATTACGGAAAATATCAAAGCACAAATTCCATCTGGTGCAGTCATTGCCGCTGGCATTCGTAACATCATTGACTTTTCAGAAGAGCGTATCCCGATTGTTGGCAATCGCTTCGTCAGTCCCTTAGCAAATGATGCATTTTCTTGTTACGGCTTTGAACTGCTCGAGACCACGCACAGCGAAATCGGCGATATTTTCACCATCAAACTCATTCCAAAGAACAGCTTCATTCCACTGTTTAGCGGCACAATTAAAATTGCAGCAAACACCTACGCCCTTGTTGCCGCTGACCTTGTGCCCAATCGCTCGGGGTTCAAATTGCCATATGTCAAGGACATCAAGCTCGCCTACAAGCAAACACAAGAGCTCTATCATGATGCACAGGGCAATGCCTTTTGGTTGCCAGCGACGCAATTTTTGGAAGGCGGTCTAACCGTCTCAGTAGCAGGGGGATTTGTGGAATTGCCACGCATTTCGTTCACGCAAACCACAATGATTTATCGCTACACGGTGAATGAACCTGTGCCTGACACAGTGTTTGAAAAGCGCCTTGTAACAAAATCTGCCAGTGCCGAAAAGTTTGATTCAGCGTTCTGGAAAGAGCGGGCATTTGTCGCCCTAACCAAAGAGGAGGAAGTCGCCTACCAGACGCTAGATAGCTCCAAAACGCTGCTGTCGCAATTTCAGCCGAGAGGTATGGGGGCACGGTTAGGTGTGGGAGCACAAGCACCGCAAGGATTTTGGGGACATTTGCTCAACTTCCCAAACATTCGCTTCAACCGCGTCGAAGGCTTCTTTCTTGGCGGCAAACTGTCGCTGGACTCGCTCACGGCCTTAACCGCATTCAACGGCTCACTTGGCTACGGCACGGAACGAAAGGAGTGGCTCTGGACAGTAGGGGTAGAGCAGTGGTTCGATAAAGAACGAAAATTTAGTCTCGGACTTGAAGCCTATCGCACCACGACCTTTACACCAGAACGCAATGGGATGATTCCAATTGCGAATGCCTTGCTGGGGCTCTTTGAGCGACGCGATTACCACAACTATTTCCAAGCTGAAGGCTTTAAGGCACTGGTGCGCTACAGACCTAACTTGCGCTTTAGCTACACGCTAAGCTTTCTGAGCGAGCAGCAGCGCACAATGCCAGTAGTGCCGCCCGGACACCGCTGGTTTAGTTGGCTCGAGTCAGTCAGCTTTCGCGACAATCCGCCCATTCAAGACGGCATGATGCGAAGCCTGACGCTGGAATTCAACTATGGCACGCCGTTTGCCACATTTCTTGGCCAGCCCACATTTTTTGTGCAGGTCGAGCACGCCTCAGCCACATTAGGCAGCGAGTTTGATTTTACACGGCTCTGGGCAACAGGGTCGCTGCGCCTGCGCAGTTTCTTCTCGGAGCGATTTCTTTCACCTTACTTTGCCTTCTACCTTGAGCTGGGCACGTTTTTTGGCAGCAGTCTTCCGATGCAGCGATACTTCTCAGTTGAGTCGCCAATTGGAGGACTGGCATTCTCAAATGTGTTAGTTGGCGTAAGCGAAAAGGAGTTGATTGGCACAAGCCTTGCTTCGCTCATCATAGAGCACAACTTTCAAGCCGTGCCGTTTGAGCTTTTGGGCATTGACTTTTTAGCAGACGAGAATATTCAGCTCATTCTACGCGCAGGAGGGGCAAGTATTTGGCAAGGCACAGCATCCAAACTCTATGGCGAGGTCGGCGTAGGTATCGGTGGCATTTTGGGTCTCATTCGGCTTGATGGTACAGTAGGATTCTTACAAAGCCACTCGCCACGCTTCCGCTGGGCAATCGGTTTAGGGTTGCTGCTTTAG
- a CDS encoding nuclease A inhibitor family protein, producing MEALKEASKDLLMPSESDYPFEIIRWENAMPTMDEVLRQGGYAENTPVESVSLDYLFRNLAEEKDWHDETQRAQVPRFKALADLMKTHLKGLQVYRIGTVEIDVYAIGKIGNDVVGFKTKLIET from the coding sequence ATGGAGGCGCTAAAAGAAGCGTCGAAGGATTTACTGATGCCTAGCGAATCAGACTATCCATTTGAAATCATCCGTTGGGAAAATGCCATGCCCACGATGGATGAGGTGCTCCGCCAAGGCGGCTATGCAGAGAACACACCTGTTGAGAGCGTGAGCTTGGATTATCTTTTTCGCAATCTCGCCGAAGAAAAAGACTGGCACGACGAGACGCAAAGAGCGCAAGTTCCTCGCTTCAAAGCACTGGCGGATTTGATGAAGACGCATCTCAAAGGCTTGCAAGTCTATCGCATTGGCACCGTTGAAATTGATGTGTATGCAATCGGCAAAATTGGCAACGATGTCGTTGGCTTCAAGACAAAGTTGATTGAAACTTGA
- a CDS encoding biotin-dependent carboxyltransferase family protein, which produces MSLEVLAGGLLTTVQDLGRRSWQHLGVAPSGAMDWVSHTLANWLVGNDEGAATLEMTLQGATVRFHADSLIALCGGRFSTAIADRAVPLWRPIWIRAGSVLDCGRATTGARLYMAIAGGIDVPEVMQSRSTNLVAHFGGWHGRSLQRGDFIPVGKPNTRALSLQAYLHHTCAHREAFSQAFCAAPFFVSDALHTVKRAPLVVRVVRAPNFEHLTLESQLRFFAEPFTITPDSNRMGYRLQGPVLQRTSQSELLSTATVSGAIQVPPDGNPIILLADRQTVGGYPVVAVVATADIPRLAQAKPNDRVWFQEVSLRVAQALLIRQKNDMFCVKAYLDALVL; this is translated from the coding sequence ATGAGCCTTGAAGTGCTTGCAGGGGGCTTGCTGACGACGGTGCAAGACTTAGGTCGGCGGTCGTGGCAGCATCTTGGAGTGGCACCATCAGGCGCAATGGATTGGGTCTCGCATACGCTTGCAAACTGGCTTGTAGGAAATGATGAAGGTGCGGCCACATTGGAAATGACGCTGCAGGGCGCAACCGTGCGTTTTCATGCTGACAGCCTCATTGCACTCTGCGGCGGTCGATTTTCAACCGCCATAGCTGACAGAGCTGTGCCACTTTGGCGACCAATTTGGATACGTGCAGGGTCAGTGCTGGACTGTGGACGTGCAACAACAGGCGCACGGCTCTACATGGCGATTGCTGGCGGCATAGACGTGCCAGAAGTAATGCAAAGTCGCAGCACCAATCTGGTAGCCCATTTCGGTGGCTGGCACGGTCGCTCGCTACAGAGAGGCGACTTTATTCCAGTTGGCAAGCCAAATACACGCGCACTAAGCTTGCAAGCATACCTTCACCACACTTGTGCACATCGTGAAGCATTTTCTCAGGCATTTTGTGCAGCCCCATTTTTCGTAAGCGATGCGTTGCACACAGTGAAACGCGCGCCGCTGGTTGTGCGGGTCGTGCGTGCACCGAATTTTGAACACCTCACGCTCGAGAGCCAATTGCGCTTTTTTGCAGAACCCTTCACCATCACGCCCGATTCAAACCGAATGGGATATCGCTTGCAAGGACCAGTGCTGCAGCGAACCAGCCAGAGTGAGCTGCTCTCGACGGCTACGGTCAGTGGCGCTATTCAAGTGCCACCCGACGGTAATCCGATTATTTTGCTGGCAGACCGACAGACCGTTGGAGGGTATCCTGTCGTAGCCGTCGTTGCGACGGCAGATATACCACGCCTTGCTCAAGCGAAACCCAACGATAGGGTGTGGTTTCAGGAAGTGTCACTGCGAGTCGCACAGGCGCTGTTGATTCGCCAGAAAAATGATATGTTTTGTGTAAAAGCCTATCTTGATGCACTGGTTTTGTAA
- a CDS encoding alpha/beta hydrolase-fold protein, whose protein sequence is MHTEYHKWFSPRLQRDMELLIFGHTGAPVIVFPTSYARFYEWKDFQMIDTVADKIDGGYLQFYCIDSCSTESWYNYWAHPNWRMQRHNQWESYVMHELYPFIRYKNPNTFTILAGTSFGAFLAVLFALKHPWYANKVVAMSGGYDTHSFFDGYYDEDIYFNSPLDFVPNLHDHNELERMRQIDFKLITSRWDIPTCYHTTLELSTKLWNKGIWNQCDVWEDAQHDWPDWRRMIRVYL, encoded by the coding sequence ATGCACACCGAATACCACAAGTGGTTCAGTCCGCGCCTGCAACGCGATATGGAGCTACTTATTTTCGGGCACACAGGTGCACCAGTAATCGTATTCCCAACTTCCTACGCACGATTCTACGAGTGGAAAGATTTCCAGATGATTGATACCGTAGCAGATAAAATTGATGGCGGATACCTTCAATTCTACTGCATTGATAGCTGCAGCACCGAAAGCTGGTATAACTACTGGGCACACCCAAACTGGCGTATGCAGCGCCATAACCAGTGGGAAAGCTATGTGATGCACGAGCTATATCCGTTCATTCGTTACAAAAATCCGAACACCTTTACAATTTTAGCGGGCACAAGCTTCGGAGCATTCTTAGCCGTGCTTTTTGCATTAAAACACCCTTGGTATGCCAATAAGGTGGTGGCAATGTCTGGCGGTTACGATACGCACTCCTTTTTTGATGGTTACTACGACGAGGATATTTACTTCAATTCGCCACTGGATTTTGTGCCAAATCTTCATGACCACAATGAGCTGGAACGAATGCGCCAGATTGATTTTAAGCTCATTACAAGTCGCTGGGATATTCCAACTTGCTACCACACCACGCTTGAACTCTCAACCAAGCTGTGGAACAAAGGCATTTGGAATCAATGCGATGTCTGGGAAGATGCACAGCATGACTGGCCAGACTGGCGGCGAATGATTCGCGTCTATCTCTGA
- a CDS encoding divalent metal cation transporter encodes MLTSSLRTLLGAAFLMATSAIGPGFLTQTTVFTERLGASFGFVILASVLIDIAAQLNIWRILAVAEQRAQDIANRVHFGLGFLLSFLVAIGGLAFSIGNAAGAGLGLNVLTGLAPEWGAVLSALAAIAMFLYRDAGKAMDIFMQTMGLLLLGLTLYVALTAKPPLQEAAVRTFVPETIDMFAILTLVGGTVGGYITFAGGHRLLEAGIKGQAALSAVSQSAVSGIVVTAVMRSLLFMATLGVLAQGTVLDASNPTAAVFRAAAGEWGYRFFGVVLWAAAITSLIGAAYTSVSFLQTLSPWLERQQPKLIVLFIALATFIFATVGRPVKVLVIVGALNGLILPLALSVMLLAAYRTDIVGDYKHPRWLTAAGIAVSTVMAVMGVYAFFKELERL; translated from the coding sequence GTGCTGACCTCGTCTTTGCGCACGTTGCTCGGTGCAGCCTTTCTGATGGCAACTTCTGCCATCGGCCCTGGCTTTTTAACCCAAACCACTGTTTTTACCGAGCGCTTAGGTGCAAGTTTTGGCTTTGTGATTCTCGCTTCCGTGCTGATTGACATTGCGGCGCAGCTCAATATCTGGCGCATTCTTGCTGTAGCAGAGCAGCGGGCGCAAGATATTGCCAATCGAGTGCACTTTGGGCTTGGTTTCCTGCTCTCTTTTCTGGTGGCGATAGGAGGACTGGCGTTCAGCATTGGCAACGCAGCAGGTGCGGGACTAGGTCTCAATGTGCTGACTGGGCTTGCCCCTGAATGGGGTGCAGTGCTCAGTGCGCTGGCTGCGATTGCAATGTTTCTCTACAGAGATGCAGGCAAAGCCATGGACATCTTTATGCAAACGATGGGATTGCTCCTATTAGGTCTGACGCTATATGTAGCGCTGACTGCAAAGCCGCCGTTACAAGAAGCGGCTGTCAGAACCTTTGTGCCTGAGACGATTGATATGTTTGCAATTCTGACGCTGGTAGGTGGCACGGTAGGGGGATACATCACCTTTGCAGGTGGACATCGCTTGCTGGAAGCAGGCATCAAGGGTCAAGCCGCACTATCCGCTGTGTCGCAAAGTGCAGTGTCAGGTATTGTGGTAACAGCCGTCATGCGCAGTCTGCTATTTATGGCGACTCTGGGCGTGCTGGCGCAAGGCACAGTGCTTGATGCGTCGAACCCTACTGCAGCAGTGTTTAGAGCCGCAGCGGGAGAATGGGGCTACCGTTTTTTCGGGGTGGTGCTTTGGGCAGCAGCTATCACCTCGCTGATTGGCGCAGCTTACACCTCTGTATCGTTTTTGCAAACACTTTCCCCATGGCTGGAGCGGCAGCAACCAAAACTGATTGTGCTTTTCATTGCGTTAGCCACGTTCATTTTTGCAACGGTTGGGCGACCCGTTAAGGTATTGGTGATAGTAGGCGCATTGAACGGCTTAATTCTTCCACTTGCGCTCAGTGTGATGCTGCTGGCAGCATATCGCACCGACATCGTCGGGGATTACAAGCATCCACGCTGGCTAACGGCGGCTGGAATCGCAGTGAGTACGGTGATGGCGGTAATGGGAGTATATGCGTTCTTTAAAGAGCTTGAACGGCTTTAG
- the ndk gene encoding nucleoside-diphosphate kinase, with protein MERTLAIIKPDSVRKQVVGAIIDKIERAGFKILAMKLVRLSKAQAGEFYAVHRERSFYSELVDFMSSGPCVPMILEKENAVAAFRELIGATDPAKAAEGTIRKLYGTNVGENAIHGSDSVENAKIEAAFFFATHEVVSLLT; from the coding sequence ATGGAACGAACCCTTGCAATCATCAAGCCTGACAGCGTGCGTAAGCAAGTTGTTGGCGCCATTATTGATAAAATCGAGCGTGCTGGCTTTAAGATTCTTGCCATGAAGCTGGTGCGTCTCAGCAAAGCCCAAGCTGGCGAATTTTACGCTGTGCATAGGGAGCGCAGTTTTTATAGCGAGCTGGTGGACTTTATGTCTTCTGGCCCTTGCGTGCCAATGATTTTGGAAAAGGAAAATGCCGTTGCAGCATTCCGAGAACTCATTGGCGCTACGGACCCTGCCAAAGCAGCCGAAGGCACAATTCGAAAGCTCTACGGCACAAACGTTGGCGAAAATGCCATTCACGGTTCAGACTCGGTGGAAAACGCCAAAATTGAGGCTGCTTTTTTCTTCGCAACGCATGAAGTCGTGAGCTTACTTACCTAA
- a CDS encoding alkane 1-monooxygenase produces MYWRDLGYLLSLIPVSLTLLGNILGGDWTLGNILFTLVGLVLTDWFIGERKDQPEPHSPLIANVLLVIHVLTHTAAIASLAVGAATGKLSGKFLLFATVSTGVNSGVSGIVVAHELIHRKERLWQALGIWNLLLVNYAHFFIEHIKAHHKYAATPKDAATAQYGETVYGFIRRTIPAQFQSALSLEAERLRKKGKAPFGLENFVVRNTLVQALITASVFLGLGPAAGLAYLGQAAIAVCLLEITNYAQHYGLRRSENERISAAHSWNTDHLSSRFFLLELPRHSDHHYYAARPYQELRSYPESPTLPTGYLGLLPVVLIPPLWFKLIHPILAEHHKVQKVQPVLS; encoded by the coding sequence ATGTATTGGCGCGATTTAGGCTACCTTCTGAGCCTGATTCCTGTGAGCCTAACGCTTCTCGGCAACATTTTGGGCGGCGACTGGACGCTGGGTAACATTCTCTTTACGCTGGTGGGCTTAGTGCTAACCGACTGGTTTATCGGCGAGCGCAAAGACCAGCCAGAGCCGCACTCGCCACTCATCGCAAATGTGCTGCTTGTCATTCACGTCCTCACTCATACAGCAGCGATTGCCAGTTTGGCAGTGGGAGCAGCGACCGGTAAACTAAGCGGCAAGTTTCTGCTTTTTGCAACAGTATCAACGGGCGTAAATTCAGGCGTGTCGGGCATTGTAGTGGCGCACGAGTTGATACACCGCAAAGAGAGACTTTGGCAAGCACTCGGCATCTGGAATCTGCTGCTGGTAAATTACGCTCACTTCTTCATTGAGCATATCAAGGCGCATCACAAGTATGCTGCCACACCAAAAGATGCAGCAACGGCCCAGTATGGCGAGACCGTGTATGGCTTTATTAGGCGCACCATTCCGGCACAGTTCCAAAGCGCCCTTAGCCTTGAGGCAGAGCGCTTGCGAAAGAAAGGCAAAGCGCCATTTGGCTTAGAAAACTTTGTCGTCCGAAATACCTTAGTGCAAGCACTCATAACAGCCAGTGTCTTTTTGGGGCTTGGACCCGCAGCAGGACTGGCATACCTTGGGCAAGCTGCCATAGCCGTCTGCTTGCTTGAAATTACCAACTATGCGCAGCACTATGGTCTGAGGCGCAGTGAAAACGAGCGCATCTCAGCTGCACACTCGTGGAACACCGACCATCTCTCATCACGCTTTTTCTTGCTTGAGCTGCCACGCCATAGCGACCATCACTACTATGCTGCTCGTCCTTATCAAGAGCTGCGGAGCTATCCTGAAAGCCCAACCTTGCCTACGGGCTACCTAGGGCTGTTGCCAGTTGTGCTCATTCCACCACTTTGGTTTAAGCTAATTCACCCTATTCTGGCAGAGCACCACAAAGTGCAGAAAGTGCAGCCCGTGTTGAGCTAA